GAGGGCAAATAGCGTACATCCAAGGGACCAAATGTCGACGGCTTCGGTAAGAGTTGTCCCAGTCTTGACATCAAAAAGCTCGGGAGCACGATAAGGCATCGTAGATTGCTCTGCGGCAAGATCCTGGAGGAAATCAAAGAAATAAATTGTCGTCGAGACTAAGATATTGGTATAACTTACCTGCTGAACCAGGGCCTGGGAGCGATCTTCTATCTTTATACGCGCACGGATGGTACTTCCAACTATTAGATATCAGATAATGAAGTGATAACAACGATGATGTTCGCTTACAGTCCATTAGAATAGGGGTCACACCGTCGTCCGCATACATAACATTCCTAATTCAATTATATCAGAAACAAACTCATTTTATAAACGACACATCACTTACGCCGGTTTGATATCACGATGAGCATACGGAACAATAACGCCTTCGCCTTCTGGAACCCCCTGCTCTCCGGCCCGGGCTTCAATCTCCCCCAGTTCCGCATCACCATCAAACACCAATCGACTATCATCTCCAACAGGGTCGCGGCTGCGTGGGGGAGCTGATCGGAGCGGCTGGGACGAATAGGAATATCCACCACCGTGTTCATCATCCGAGTCATCGCCGTGGTCGGCCTGAGGCAGAAGTGCAGCGTGGTGATCGTCTGCTTCATCGCCATGACCGGGGGCTGGGCTGGGTCGTCTAGGAGGAGCCCCGGATGATTGGTCACCGATGCGTGCGGGGGCGCGGTACGCGTGCATCGCCCGAACTGCGAGGCAAGTGCCACGGAATAGTTGCGCAAGCTCTAGTTCTCCAAAGTGGGTTCCAGCGAGCGAATGCGATGTGATGGCATCTTGTAGGTTTCCTCGTTGATAGAAGGGCAGAAATAGGTATACAATTTTCCCCTCATCATGATCCTGCACAACTGCGGAATCTAGTATACGAATGATATTTGGGTGCCTGTAGATCATGTCAAGTTAAACAAACCTGTATAGTTATATTTGACATACCTGAAGCGCCTGTACGCCTCTACTTCTCTCATAGCTTCGCGGACTCCGTCCTCGCCCGTAGGGCACCTAATCTTCTTTAACGCAAACAACCGACCACTCGTCGCATCCTCGACAAGGTATACAAAGCTGAAACCCCCCTCCCCTAGCACTCTCTTTACCACAAAAGATCTACCATTGACTTTGATCGTAGCAGATTGTCGACACATACATGATGACAACGCGAATACCGCGTCAGTCACCGTCTCGCGCAGCGAATCTACGACATGCAGTAAACTTCCAGCCATGGTTTGGAGCTAAAATAAATGGAGGGATCAGATACCGTGAGCTTGCAGGGTTGATTTATAAGGTACGGCATACCTTGATGGGGTCGTAAATGGGCAGTGTTGACAATGATAGCTGTGGGCAGATATGGCTGTACCAATTGACCCGAGCTCGATGGAGATAATTTTATCTGTTTTATGCTGTAGCTATACTAGCTCCACGATGGCAGAAATGAGGTCATTTTAGTTGCATATACACTCGTTGAAACCGATGATGTGCGTACGGGGGTGGACAAAAGTAAGTTGCTAAGCGCCAGTGTGATCGGTCAATGACAAACAAATAACACATATATATAATCAAGGCACCAGCAAACTATGTACATGTTATTTACTAGTCGTTTATAGTCATCACAACGCATACCGGGACTCGAGTATAAGGCTGCAAAATATTCCCCCCATTGGCCTATGGTCTGTGAGACCCTAAACATTTGCTCATCGTGGGCCTTGTAGCACATCGGGAGCTCTGCTGCTCATGGTCGAATGGTTATGATTTGCCAAAGATCCCATTAGCTTTACTCATATGTATATAAAGTCCTCCAAAGACGTTCGGCTACGTGCCCACGCGCTCTGGTGACGTTGAATAACGTGGTCGTTGACTCGGATTCCATACAAACATCTAGCCGATTTCCACTTGGTCGAATCAGCATTAATTTGCTTCGATATACGGCACCGACACACATCACTGACTCACCTGGCGGGGTCGACATTATTGTGGCGACACACAGCCTCAAAGGTGGCCAAGGCCCCCGGTCGTGGTATTTGACACACGGGCGCTTTCCCCAAATAATACCTATATAAAACTCTGGTACCTGGTTAATTCACCACCGTATTCC
The nucleotide sequence above comes from Rhizoctonia solani chromosome 3, complete sequence. Encoded proteins:
- a CDS encoding other/NAK protein kinase — encoded protein: MAGSLLHVVDSLRETVTDAVFALSSCMCRQSATIKVNGRSFVVKRVLGEGGFSFVYLVEDATSGRLFALKKIRCPTGEDGVREAMREVEAYRRFRHPNIIRILDSAVVQDHDEGKIVYLFLPFYQRGNLQDAITSHSLAGTHFGELELAQLFRGTCLAVRAMHAYRAPARIGDQSSGAPPRRPSPAPGHGDEADDHHAALLPQADHGDDSDDEHGGGYSYSSQPLRSAPPRSRDPVGDDSRLVFDGDAELGEIEARAGEQGVPEGEGVIVPYAHRDIKPANVMYADDGVTPILMDFGSTIRARIKIEDRSQALVQQDLAAEQSTMPYRAPELFDVKTGTTLTEAVDIWSLGCTLFALAYGHSPFETTQTMEQGGSMAMAVMGGKYKHPPEAVGRWSAGLIGLIDACLKVDPSERPDIHQLIAMTDKVIAGLR